A genome region from Geobacter pickeringii includes the following:
- a CDS encoding ATP-binding protein, with protein MLFRSIRSSLTLWYAVTLAVILVLFSSFIYLVLMTQLNKGVDRELLTIAEAVASPTLEPFRRSGPSVFDQVLEDFIGAKLGGKYVQVLDPAGRVGAYSKNLEELRISLSKKALQRSIEGKVTYETKVNLDIYPVRTITYPILADGKLIQIVQVGASLKAAAETLDKVLLVFAVSIPLSLLLWSLGGWFLAGRALKPVDLITRSAQKITAENLGHRLEVDNPQDEIGRLAETFNDTLERLEYAFTRVRQFSADVSHELRTPLTILRGETEVGLRWAKEPEEFRELFQSNLEEINRMSKIIECLLDLSRAEEGGVKLELAEVDLGDLLEALVQQARLIDPDKGLRIAATVETAVTVRGDWLKLRQVFMNLLDNAVKYTPGGGEISVVLDTNSGMARVAVIDSGAGIPVDHLPHIFERFYRVDKARNRADGGVGLGLSLARMFVEAHGGRIEVVSEAGKGSVFTVYLPFAVGG; from the coding sequence TTGCTTTTCCGTTCGATCCGCTCGTCACTGACCCTCTGGTATGCGGTCACGCTGGCGGTCATCCTCGTTCTGTTCAGTTCGTTCATCTATCTGGTCCTGATGACCCAGCTGAACAAGGGGGTTGACCGCGAGCTGCTGACCATTGCCGAGGCGGTCGCCAGCCCGACGTTGGAGCCGTTCCGGCGTTCGGGGCCGTCGGTCTTCGACCAGGTGCTCGAAGATTTCATCGGGGCGAAGCTGGGGGGGAAGTACGTGCAGGTCCTCGATCCTGCCGGGCGGGTCGGCGCCTATTCGAAAAACCTCGAAGAGTTGAGGATATCCCTCAGCAAAAAGGCGCTCCAGCGTTCCATCGAAGGAAAGGTGACCTACGAAACGAAGGTCAACCTCGACATCTATCCGGTCCGGACCATCACCTATCCGATCCTCGCGGATGGGAAGCTGATTCAGATCGTGCAGGTCGGCGCCTCGTTGAAGGCGGCGGCGGAGACCCTCGACAAGGTCCTCCTCGTCTTTGCGGTCTCCATCCCCCTGTCGCTTCTCCTCTGGAGCCTGGGGGGGTGGTTCCTGGCGGGGCGGGCCCTCAAGCCGGTGGATCTCATCACCCGTAGCGCCCAGAAGATTACCGCCGAAAATCTGGGGCACCGGCTCGAGGTGGACAATCCGCAGGATGAGATCGGCCGGCTGGCGGAGACCTTCAACGATACCCTCGAACGGCTGGAGTACGCCTTCACCCGGGTCAGGCAGTTTTCTGCCGACGTTTCCCATGAACTGCGGACCCCGCTGACCATCCTGCGGGGGGAGACGGAGGTAGGGCTGCGCTGGGCCAAGGAGCCGGAGGAGTTCCGGGAGCTCTTCCAGAGCAATCTGGAGGAGATCAACCGGATGTCGAAGATCATTGAGTGCCTCCTCGACCTTTCCCGGGCCGAAGAGGGAGGGGTGAAGCTGGAGCTTGCCGAGGTGGACCTGGGGGATCTCCTGGAGGCACTGGTCCAGCAGGCGCGGCTCATCGACCCCGACAAGGGGCTCAGGATCGCCGCGACGGTGGAGACGGCGGTCACCGTCCGTGGCGACTGGCTCAAGCTGCGGCAGGTATTCATGAACCTTCTCGACAATGCGGTGAAATATACCCCCGGCGGCGGCGAGATCTCGGTGGTGCTCGATACCAACAGCGGCATGGCGCGGGTCGCCGTGATCGACAGCGGGGCCGGTATCCCCGTCGACCATCTCCCCCATATCTTCGAACGGTTCTACCGGGTCGACAAGGCGCGCAACCGGGCCGACGGCGGCGTCGGCCTCGGTCTTTCCCTCGCCCGGATGTTTGTCGAGGCCCACGGGGGGCGGATCGAGGTGGTGAGCGAAGCCGGCAAGGGGAGTGTCTTCACCGTGTATCTGCCGTTTGCGGTCGGAGGCTAA
- a CDS encoding beta-ketoacyl synthase N-terminal-like domain-containing protein, producing the protein MSGQNLDIAVTGLAAISAAGVGTEPLRAAVASGTSRLTPLPEEILGEAGHRWGKAEAFRAADFMPPLKARKFDRCSLLATVAAGMALKDAGIDLAGTDPSRIGIALGCGFGGIANSVELLSGYFSKGVEGLVPMLFPNTVPNAPASNASIEHGLKGPNVTQVQRFCSAEAAFQMACRFLEEGRADVMLTGGVDELNAPMVQGFHAMGQLRRHARGFGEGSGILVLERRRDALRRGAAVRGTVTGIRTLGFVPPDAATEGKARLVGTGTPDIVSLSGTGAELPWLREGLAGDRIEIGPLVGRSLAMGGLALVTLISLMPEGAAGLHLAASPEGPFFAIDIAGGSPG; encoded by the coding sequence ATGAGCGGACAGAACCTCGACATCGCGGTCACCGGCCTCGCCGCCATCTCCGCCGCCGGCGTCGGCACCGAACCGCTCCGCGCCGCCGTCGCCAGCGGCACCAGCCGCCTCACGCCGCTCCCCGAGGAGATCCTCGGCGAGGCCGGGCACCGGTGGGGAAAGGCCGAGGCCTTCCGGGCCGCCGACTTCATGCCCCCCCTCAAGGCCCGCAAGTTCGACCGCTGCAGCCTCCTCGCCACGGTGGCCGCCGGCATGGCGCTGAAGGATGCCGGCATCGACCTCGCAGGGACCGACCCCTCTCGCATCGGCATCGCCTTGGGGTGCGGTTTCGGCGGCATCGCCAACTCGGTGGAGCTGCTGAGCGGCTACTTCTCCAAGGGGGTGGAGGGGCTCGTCCCGATGCTCTTCCCCAACACCGTCCCCAACGCCCCGGCGAGCAACGCCTCCATCGAGCATGGCCTCAAGGGACCCAACGTCACCCAGGTGCAGCGGTTCTGCTCGGCGGAGGCCGCATTCCAGATGGCATGCCGCTTCCTGGAGGAAGGGCGCGCCGACGTCATGCTCACCGGCGGAGTTGACGAACTGAACGCCCCGATGGTGCAGGGATTTCACGCCATGGGACAGCTGCGGCGCCATGCCCGGGGCTTCGGCGAGGGGAGCGGCATCCTCGTCCTGGAACGGCGGCGGGACGCCCTGCGGCGCGGCGCCGCCGTCCGGGGGACCGTGACCGGCATCCGGACCCTCGGCTTCGTCCCCCCCGACGCCGCGACAGAGGGAAAAGCCCGTCTCGTCGGCACCGGCACCCCCGACATCGTCTCCCTCTCCGGCACCGGAGCGGAGCTCCCCTGGCTCCGGGAGGGGCTCGCCGGCGACCGGATCGAGATCGGTCCGCTGGTGGGACGCTCCCTCGCCATGGGGGGGCTCGCCCTCGTCACCCTCATCTCTCTCATGCCGGAGGGGGCGGCGGGACTTCACCTGGCCGCGTCTCCGGAAGGCCCCTTCTTCGCCATCGACATTGCCGGAGGCTCCCCTGGATAG
- a CDS encoding 1,4-dihydroxy-6-naphthoate synthase produces MKNDGSALSSPLSLGFSPCPNDTYIFHALVHGLIDTAGLAFRERLEDVETLNRLALEGALDVSKVSYHALGHLRENYFLLRAGGALGRGCGPLVVTKERTSMAELRGAPVAVPGQYTTAALLLRLFDPAIDTLVYLPFHEIMGAVARGEVAAGVIIHESRFTFPEYGLTKLLDLGDWWERETGCPIPLGGIVAKRSLGRETVAAIDRALAASVAYARANPGAAAPYIRAHAQEISDEVCAAHIGLYVNDHSLDLGAEGEAAVATLLDRATAAGVIPPSAAPLFVL; encoded by the coding sequence ATGAAGAATGACGGCAGCGCGTTATCGTCCCCCCTCTCCCTCGGCTTTTCGCCGTGCCCCAACGACACCTACATCTTCCATGCCCTCGTTCATGGCCTCATCGACACGGCGGGGCTTGCCTTCCGGGAGCGGCTCGAGGACGTGGAGACCCTGAACCGCCTCGCCCTGGAGGGGGCGCTGGACGTGAGCAAGGTCTCCTATCATGCCCTGGGCCATCTGCGGGAGAACTACTTCCTCCTGCGGGCCGGCGGAGCCCTCGGCCGTGGGTGCGGTCCCCTGGTGGTGACGAAGGAGCGCACCTCCATGGCCGAACTCCGGGGCGCTCCGGTGGCGGTGCCGGGGCAATACACCACGGCGGCCCTCCTGCTGCGCCTCTTCGACCCCGCCATCGACACCCTGGTCTACCTGCCGTTCCACGAGATCATGGGGGCGGTGGCCCGGGGCGAGGTAGCCGCCGGGGTCATCATCCACGAGTCGCGCTTCACCTTCCCGGAGTACGGCCTGACCAAGCTCCTGGACCTGGGCGACTGGTGGGAGCGGGAGACCGGCTGCCCGATCCCTCTTGGCGGGATCGTGGCGAAACGCTCCCTTGGTCGGGAAACGGTTGCCGCAATAGACCGTGCCCTGGCGGCGAGCGTCGCCTACGCCCGCGCCAACCCCGGTGCGGCGGCCCCGTACATCCGCGCCCACGCCCAGGAGATAAGCGACGAGGTCTGTGCCGCCCACATCGGCCTCTATGTGAACGACCACTCCCTTGATCTCGGTGCCGAAGGGGAGGCCGCGGTTGCCACCCTCCTCGACCGTGCCACGGCGGCGGGGGTGATCCCTCCATCCGCGGCCCCGCTCTTTGTTTTGTAA
- a CDS encoding 3-hydroxyacyl-ACP dehydratase FabZ family protein, with protein MPEAPLDSLDPAAYLPHRPPFLFLDRLLTVESGVSATARLQVTGCPEGYPPILLVESVAQLGGIAAAREGDAGGILAAIDRAEFHGIIANGESLTVTARIAKSFGPLHLVEGEVTGDGGTVATITLTLKVGPLP; from the coding sequence TTGCCGGAGGCTCCCCTGGATAGCCTCGACCCGGCCGCATATCTCCCTCACCGCCCGCCGTTTCTCTTTCTCGACCGTCTCCTGACGGTGGAGTCCGGCGTCAGCGCCACGGCCCGCCTTCAGGTCACCGGCTGCCCGGAGGGGTATCCGCCGATCCTCCTGGTGGAGTCGGTGGCCCAATTGGGAGGGATCGCCGCCGCCCGGGAGGGTGACGCCGGCGGAATCCTGGCGGCCATCGACCGGGCCGAGTTCCACGGCATCATCGCCAACGGGGAGAGCCTCACCGTCACCGCCCGGATCGCCAAGTCGTTCGGCCCGCTCCACCTCGTGGAGGGAGAGGTCACCGGCGACGGCGGGACCGTGGCAACCATTACCCTGACCCTTAAGGTGGGACCACTGCCATGA
- a CDS encoding LolA family protein: MNRTLYTLIAATLATLVLLLPGAATAGRITPVEGLELLRKGFAGVTDFTAEITQEKQIALMKRKLVTNGTVRFRKPDLFYLELYPPHASRVLLKDTSLTMFLPADGIRQKIALPPEEGLLRWMNLLDRPVTKIPEGVTVQAEQRGDTVTLTILPATTGGVKELQLLLGSDGRLRRLSIEERNRDRTVITFNRLRKNVGLADKDFRLE; the protein is encoded by the coding sequence ATGAACCGGACTCTCTACACCCTCATCGCCGCCACGCTGGCGACCCTCGTCCTGCTCCTCCCCGGCGCCGCCACCGCCGGGCGGATCACGCCGGTGGAGGGGCTTGAGCTTCTCCGCAAGGGGTTTGCCGGCGTCACCGACTTCACTGCCGAAATCACCCAGGAGAAGCAGATTGCCCTCATGAAGCGCAAGCTCGTGACGAACGGCACGGTCCGGTTTCGAAAACCTGACCTCTTCTATCTGGAGCTCTACCCCCCCCACGCCAGTCGTGTTCTCCTGAAGGACACCTCCCTCACGATGTTCCTCCCGGCTGACGGGATCCGCCAGAAGATCGCCCTCCCCCCGGAAGAGGGGCTGCTCCGCTGGATGAACCTCCTGGACCGGCCGGTGACGAAGATCCCCGAAGGGGTCACCGTCCAAGCCGAACAGCGGGGGGATACGGTCACCCTGACGATCCTCCCCGCCACCACGGGCGGCGTGAAAGAGCTGCAACTCCTCCTCGGCAGCGACGGGCGCCTGCGGCGGCTCTCCATCGAGGAGCGGAACCGGGACCGCACCGTCATCACCTTCAACCGCCTCCGGAAAAACGTGGGGCTCGCCGACAAAGACTTTCGCCTGGAGTAA
- a CDS encoding pyruvate, water dikinase regulatory protein translates to MRHIYLFSDATGETVERVVRAALSQFRDVEVRFHRMSRIRTRDDVRHSLEEVLKERGIVVYTLVDTELAHLLRDEAEALGLESIDLISPLLYKLSDFFGVPPQKEPGLLYQLNAEYHKRVEAVDFTVKHDDGQDPRGLAKADFVLVGVSRSSKTPLSMYLAHKGYKVANVPLVKGIDPPPELFKVNPDRVVGLIIDSHRLVEIRSARLRNLGQSSRGSYAAIEKVEEELDACRRLYRRNPQWLVIDVTRRSVEESAAEILQKLND, encoded by the coding sequence ATGAGGCACATCTATCTCTTTTCCGATGCGACCGGTGAGACCGTGGAGCGGGTGGTCCGCGCGGCCCTCTCCCAGTTCCGGGACGTGGAGGTCCGTTTCCACCGGATGAGCCGGATCAGGACCCGGGACGATGTGCGCCACTCCCTCGAAGAAGTGCTGAAGGAGCGGGGCATCGTGGTCTACACCCTGGTCGACACCGAGCTGGCCCACCTCCTGCGCGATGAGGCGGAGGCCCTTGGCCTCGAATCGATCGACCTGATCAGCCCGCTGCTCTACAAGCTCTCCGATTTCTTCGGGGTTCCCCCCCAGAAGGAGCCGGGGCTGCTCTACCAGTTGAACGCCGAGTATCACAAGCGGGTCGAAGCGGTGGACTTCACGGTCAAGCACGACGACGGCCAGGACCCCCGGGGGCTCGCCAAGGCCGATTTCGTCCTCGTCGGGGTGTCGCGTTCCTCCAAGACCCCCCTCTCCATGTACCTCGCCCACAAGGGGTACAAGGTGGCGAACGTTCCGCTGGTGAAGGGGATCGATCCGCCTCCGGAGCTGTTCAAGGTGAATCCGGACCGGGTGGTGGGGCTCATCATCGACTCCCACCGACTCGTGGAGATCCGGTCGGCGCGGCTCCGCAACCTGGGTCAGAGCTCCCGCGGCAGCTACGCCGCCATCGAGAAGGTGGAGGAGGAGCTCGATGCCTGCCGCCGGCTCTACCGCCGCAATCCCCAGTGGCTCGTCATCGACGTGACGAGGAGGTCGGTGGAGGAGTCGGCGGCGGAGATTCTGCAGAAGCTGAACGACTGA
- a CDS encoding outer membrane lipoprotein LolB → MRFIATLLGVLMVTLALSGCATAPRPQTPFIPGVAVETLTTAVAVSVKSPEGSTGGTGYLIYRRPDRFHLVMLTPFGTTALEFFAGDDQVTLLIPSKGTAYVGSFADLPAKGGLQGWRMMQWVVEGDPLLRPGTTGSIERTDAAGRRIVATYNADGLLERKSSEDGEVVYRDYRSVDGVPFPTVIEFGDGAGTRVTITFDEPEVNRPVEESALTPNLEGLTLLPLASLKGV, encoded by the coding sequence ATGCGTTTTATCGCCACACTGCTGGGGGTGCTTATGGTCACCCTCGCCCTCTCCGGCTGTGCCACCGCGCCGCGGCCGCAGACGCCGTTCATCCCCGGCGTCGCCGTAGAAACCCTCACGACGGCGGTTGCCGTCTCGGTCAAGAGCCCCGAAGGGAGCACCGGCGGCACCGGCTACCTGATCTACCGGCGCCCCGACCGCTTCCACCTCGTGATGCTCACCCCCTTCGGCACCACCGCCCTGGAATTTTTCGCCGGCGACGATCAGGTCACCCTCCTCATTCCCTCCAAGGGGACCGCCTACGTGGGGAGCTTTGCTGACCTCCCCGCCAAGGGGGGGCTCCAGGGGTGGCGCATGATGCAGTGGGTGGTGGAAGGGGATCCGCTCCTGCGCCCCGGCACGACCGGCAGCATCGAGCGGACCGATGCGGCGGGCCGCCGGATCGTCGCCACCTACAACGCTGACGGCCTCCTGGAGCGGAAGAGCTCCGAAGACGGTGAAGTGGTCTACCGCGACTACCGTTCCGTGGACGGCGTCCCCTTCCCGACGGTCATCGAGTTCGGCGACGGGGCCGGCACCCGCGTCACAATCACCTTCGACGAACCGGAGGTGAACCGCCCCGTGGAAGAGAGCGCCCTCACCCCGAACCTGGAGGGGCTGACCCTCCTCCCTCTCGCCAGCCTGAAGGGGGTATAG
- a CDS encoding septal ring lytic transglycosylase RlpA family protein → MVSALRKGRLAILIVLCQAFFQIQTLSLQAEEIEAKATTEAAAITATKEEGVVGTASYYAKRYNGRRMTSGKRYDPKKLTAAHPTLPLGTKVKVVNVANNREVTVTITDRCRKRVSHFIDLSREAARKLGFLGRGKTEVRIIPLDEAVS, encoded by the coding sequence ATGGTATCTGCACTCCGGAAAGGGCGCCTGGCCATCCTGATCGTACTCTGTCAGGCGTTCTTCCAGATCCAGACACTGTCCTTGCAAGCAGAGGAAATTGAAGCAAAGGCAACAACGGAAGCGGCCGCAATCACGGCCACAAAAGAGGAGGGGGTCGTCGGGACCGCCTCCTACTACGCGAAGCGCTACAACGGAAGAAGAATGACATCGGGGAAGCGGTACGATCCGAAGAAGCTCACCGCCGCTCACCCCACCCTCCCTCTCGGGACGAAGGTCAAGGTAGTAAACGTGGCCAACAACCGGGAGGTGACGGTCACCATAACCGATCGCTGCCGGAAGAGGGTGTCGCATTTCATCGACCTCTCCCGGGAAGCGGCCAGGAAACTCGGGTTCCTCGGCCGGGGGAAAACGGAAGTTCGGATTATCCCCCTCGACGAAGCCGTATCCTGA
- the mqnB gene encoding futalosine hydrolase has translation MGPVVICAATFPELALLIRSIGARKRGGRAGRETYAGSIGKQKVVLAVTGIGKVNTASALTVLLETSAPRLVINVGCAGAFTESGLRVGDLAVASAEVYGDEGVQTPDGWEPLDLIGIPSFERKGVRYFNEFPLAKLPAEQAVQLAGALGITARRGRFLTVSTCSGTLRRGDELFRRFSPLCENMEGAAAAHVSLIYGVDCLEVRGISNMVEDRDLSRWNIPLAVEKAQRFILKFLETYP, from the coding sequence ATGGGGCCGGTCGTCATCTGTGCCGCCACCTTCCCCGAACTTGCCCTCCTGATACGGAGCATCGGCGCCCGGAAGCGGGGGGGGAGAGCGGGGCGGGAAACCTATGCCGGCAGCATCGGGAAGCAGAAGGTGGTCCTCGCCGTGACCGGCATCGGCAAGGTGAACACCGCCTCGGCCCTCACCGTCCTCCTCGAGACGTCGGCTCCCCGCCTCGTCATCAACGTCGGCTGTGCCGGCGCCTTCACGGAGAGCGGTCTCAGGGTGGGGGACCTTGCCGTCGCCTCCGCCGAGGTCTACGGCGACGAGGGGGTCCAGACCCCGGACGGCTGGGAACCCCTCGACCTGATCGGCATCCCCTCGTTCGAACGCAAAGGAGTGCGGTACTTCAACGAATTCCCCCTGGCGAAGCTTCCCGCCGAACAGGCGGTGCAGCTCGCCGGGGCCCTTGGAATCACGGCCCGGCGGGGACGGTTCCTCACCGTATCCACCTGCAGCGGCACGCTCCGGCGGGGGGACGAGCTGTTCCGGCGCTTCTCCCCCCTCTGCGAGAATATGGAGGGGGCTGCCGCTGCCCACGTCTCCCTCATCTACGGTGTCGACTGTCTCGAGGTCCGCGGCATCAGCAACATGGTGGAGGACCGCGACCTCTCCCGATGGAACATCCCGCTGGCGGTCGAAAAGGCCCAGCGCTTTATTCTCAAGTTTCTGGAAACCTATCCATGA
- a CDS encoding response regulator, whose product MKILVVEDEKKVSSFIKRGLEEEKYEVDAAFNGEEGLKMALDKGYDLVILDVMLPKKDGLSVVREMREKHSATPVLMLTAKDSVDDIVAGLDSGSDDYLTKPFAFAELLARVRALARRSEQDRGAEIHFADLRLDPVTHKVWRKDKEIDLTAKEYALLEYFMRNPNQVLTRTMIAEHVWDYTFDSFTNIIDVYVNYLRKKIDRDTDKKLIHTVRGVGYILKEEE is encoded by the coding sequence ATGAAAATTCTCGTGGTTGAGGATGAAAAGAAGGTTTCCAGCTTCATCAAGCGCGGCCTCGAGGAGGAAAAGTACGAGGTCGACGCCGCCTTCAACGGTGAGGAGGGGCTCAAGATGGCCCTCGACAAGGGGTATGACCTGGTCATCCTCGACGTCATGCTCCCGAAGAAGGACGGTCTCAGCGTCGTGCGGGAGATGCGCGAGAAGCATTCCGCCACGCCGGTGCTGATGCTGACCGCCAAGGACTCCGTGGACGATATCGTGGCGGGGCTCGACTCCGGCTCGGATGACTACCTCACCAAGCCCTTTGCCTTCGCCGAGCTCCTGGCACGGGTCCGGGCCCTTGCCCGCCGGAGCGAGCAGGACCGCGGCGCCGAGATCCATTTCGCCGACCTGCGGCTCGACCCGGTGACCCACAAGGTCTGGCGCAAGGACAAGGAGATCGACCTGACGGCGAAGGAGTACGCGCTGCTTGAATACTTCATGCGCAACCCGAACCAGGTCCTCACCCGGACCATGATCGCCGAGCATGTCTGGGACTACACCTTCGACAGCTTCACCAACATCATCGACGTCTACGTCAACTACCTGCGGAAAAAGATAGACCGTGACACCGACAAGAAGCTCATCCACACGGTGCGGGGGGTTGGCTACATCCTCAAAGAGGAGGAGTAG
- a CDS encoding MMPL family transporter, translated as MTTTAARLIAAIQAAIRGHLEWIFRLTWRHPGATIAGSLLVLILSLASVLTVRFESDIFKLFPTDNGALRLFLDTLDWTGSAGEAYFILEGERERLPAAADRLAGRLRELQVDGAPAFRKVSYRVVDPAETAPFAAFVAYAVDRPQLFLDPGQADAFAARLTPQAMDRALRRATAELASGAGMGVRDLVAADPLYLRELILPRLQEGSRSLDLDPESPYFLSRDGRLLVMIAEPARPVKEMGFARKLVAGINAARAGIDPRVSVSCAGAHLSAVIDEAVMKHNIIACITSSLFVVLGLFYLTYRRLLPTLLIPVIIVFGTLLALGTAGLILPSIHIISFAFTALIIGLGTDYSIHLYDRFASERLGGRGIEEALRLAVVDTGHGVFTAAATTAFPFLALGIAEVRALSELGLLVGLGVLFSMYATFFFLPPLLHFAEKRFPRPAAPLPSFGLSWIWRSTGRHPRAVSLAAVALTAAFFAASFFLDFEGELKNLQPRHSEAFLTQERIERHLSLAPKQMVVAVEGKSVEEVMTRGRRVGELAERYRQRHELAAVSWLGQVINDRNGQAESLERLKERLGDTSPATALRGALVQEGFDPTLFSDTLAGVARLPGAGPVPAAEAVERLRSSPLRGMVERYLIARNGTVHLLLYLHYRGSEFPQETFLRDLRAVDPTARATSPDLISRQLGDSVRTSFIEGFAVGGAIILFLLLVHFESLAGIAAAILPVTAGVAVMTGLMVVTGMRLNFMNAMVLVTILGMGSDYGLHIYHRLAGAPVAEGPARFTQAGRAVLLSALTTIAGFGSLAFTDYGAMASIGWATNYGVGATALFSLVALPAAMALTRRHIR; from the coding sequence ATGACCACGACGGCGGCACGCCTCATCGCAGCCATCCAGGCCGCCATCAGGGGGCACCTGGAATGGATATTCCGGCTCACCTGGCGCCATCCCGGCGCCACCATCGCGGGCTCGCTCCTCGTCCTCATCCTCTCCCTCGCGTCGGTCCTGACGGTCCGCTTCGAGTCGGACATATTCAAGCTCTTCCCCACCGATAACGGGGCCCTGCGCCTCTTCCTCGACACCCTCGACTGGACCGGCAGCGCCGGCGAGGCCTACTTCATCCTGGAGGGGGAACGGGAGCGGCTCCCCGCCGCCGCGGACCGCCTCGCCGGCCGGCTGCGGGAACTACAGGTGGACGGTGCCCCCGCCTTTCGCAAGGTTTCCTACCGCGTCGTCGATCCGGCGGAGACGGCCCCCTTTGCCGCATTCGTCGCCTACGCCGTCGACCGGCCACAGCTCTTTCTCGACCCCGGCCAGGCAGACGCCTTTGCCGCGCGTCTCACCCCCCAGGCCATGGACCGGGCCCTCAGGCGGGCAACGGCTGAGCTCGCCTCCGGCGCCGGGATGGGGGTACGGGATCTGGTGGCCGCCGACCCTCTTTACCTCCGGGAACTGATCCTCCCCCGCCTCCAGGAGGGGAGCCGCTCCCTCGATCTCGACCCCGAATCTCCATATTTTCTCTCTCGGGACGGTCGGCTCCTCGTCATGATCGCCGAGCCGGCCCGGCCAGTGAAGGAGATGGGCTTCGCCCGCAAGCTGGTGGCGGGGATCAACGCCGCCCGCGCCGGCATCGATCCCAGGGTCTCCGTCTCCTGTGCCGGCGCCCACCTCTCGGCGGTGATCGACGAAGCAGTGATGAAACACAACATCATCGCCTGCATCACCTCATCGCTCTTCGTGGTCCTCGGCCTCTTCTACCTCACCTACCGGCGGCTCCTCCCCACGCTACTCATCCCGGTCATCATCGTCTTCGGGACCCTGCTGGCTCTGGGGACGGCGGGGCTCATCCTCCCCTCCATCCACATCATCTCCTTCGCCTTCACCGCCCTCATCATCGGGCTGGGGACCGACTACTCGATCCATCTCTATGACCGCTTCGCCTCCGAACGCCTGGGTGGCCGCGGGATTGAGGAGGCGCTGCGGCTGGCGGTGGTCGACACGGGGCACGGGGTCTTCACCGCGGCCGCCACCACTGCCTTCCCGTTCCTTGCGCTGGGGATCGCCGAGGTGCGGGCGTTGTCGGAGCTGGGGCTGCTGGTGGGACTCGGCGTTCTCTTCTCGATGTACGCCACCTTCTTCTTTCTGCCGCCACTTCTCCACTTCGCCGAGAAGCGCTTCCCCCGGCCGGCCGCGCCGCTCCCCTCCTTCGGGCTCAGCTGGATCTGGCGGAGCACCGGCCGCCATCCCCGGGCCGTCTCGCTGGCCGCCGTCGCCCTGACAGCCGCCTTCTTCGCCGCGTCGTTCTTCCTCGACTTCGAGGGAGAGCTCAAGAACCTCCAGCCGCGTCATTCCGAGGCCTTTCTGACCCAGGAGCGGATCGAGCGGCACCTGAGCCTGGCGCCGAAGCAGATGGTGGTGGCGGTTGAGGGGAAGAGCGTCGAGGAGGTGATGACACGGGGACGGCGGGTTGGAGAGCTGGCCGAGCGGTACCGGCAACGGCACGAGCTGGCGGCGGTTTCCTGGCTGGGTCAGGTGATAAACGACAGGAACGGACAGGCGGAAAGCCTGGAGCGCCTGAAGGAGCGCCTCGGCGACACCTCTCCGGCGACGGCGCTGCGGGGTGCCCTGGTGCAGGAAGGATTCGACCCGACGCTCTTCAGTGACACCCTCGCGGGGGTGGCGCGGCTTCCCGGGGCGGGACCGGTACCGGCGGCCGAGGCGGTGGAGCGGCTGCGGAGTTCGCCCCTGCGGGGAATGGTGGAGCGCTACCTCATCGCCCGCAACGGCACGGTCCACCTCCTCCTCTATCTCCACTACCGGGGGAGCGAGTTTCCCCAGGAGACATTCCTCCGGGACCTGCGGGCGGTGGACCCGACGGCCCGCGCCACGAGCCCCGACCTCATCAGCCGGCAGCTGGGCGACTCGGTCCGGACGAGCTTCATCGAAGGATTCGCCGTGGGGGGAGCCATCATCCTCTTCCTCCTCCTCGTCCATTTCGAATCCCTCGCCGGCATCGCCGCCGCGATTCTTCCGGTTACCGCCGGCGTGGCCGTCATGACCGGCCTCATGGTGGTGACCGGGATGCGGCTCAATTTCATGAACGCCATGGTACTCGTCACCATCCTCGGGATGGGGAGCGACTATGGCCTCCATATCTACCACCGGCTCGCAGGGGCACCCGTCGCCGAGGGGCCGGCGCGCTTCACCCAGGCGGGGCGGGCCGTACTCCTCTCGGCCCTCACCACCATCGCCGGCTTCGGCTCTCTCGCCTTCACCGACTACGGCGCCATGGCTTCCATCGGCTGGGCCACCAACTACGGCGTCGGCGCCACCGCTCTCTTTTCCCTCGTGGCGCTGCCGGCCGCCATGGCCCTTACCCGCAGGCACATCCGCTGA